TTCCACATCAGTATTTCACTCTTTGACAAGTTAAAAAGAAAAGCTGCGCGGATATTCGTAAAATTTCCACTTTATGTGTTAATCGCTTCATCTTGTTATAGGTATACCCTCTATATTCAACACAAAATCTTTCAAAAACGTCTTCATCAAGAGTTAAAATGATTCCGCTTTCGAAAATCAACGGAATCGTTTAAgaactatttcaaaaatcgattaaaaatCGGGATGACCCTTTTGATTGACACCCAGTTAACTTGTGTGAAGAAAGTGAACAAAATCAACATGAATGATCCCTAGTGATTCAGAAAATACTTCTAAAATCGTACTACCTATTCTGTAAACTTCCATGCAAGTGTGCATTATTACATGTGATTCTATCGTGTTTTCGGTTGCACTTATATCTCCTTTACACCTAATTTTACCGGGACAATGATGTCGCATTATAAAATTCGCTACAATTTCacgttaatttaaaaactgaacTCTATACTTACTGTCAAAGGAGGCAAAAAGATCAGGTTTGTCCTCAACTGACACCATGGAACGATAATCCAACTTCGGAGGAGGATCCTTCTTCTTCGAGCCAATTTCTGTGGGCTGCCTTATGAATGTCCCCACTGAGGATCTCCTATAACAGATCAAACATGTTAAAAACATTGTTAttgcaaattgaaatatcaaattaaattatctatCGATTTGTTAACTCGAATAAGAGTTAATTTAACGAGATACATTAGGTGTTGTGATTAGGTATGTAATGAAAAAATCGACAAAGCTCTCAAATTACCCTTACAGTAACGTTAAGCTCTTGCTAACAAATCATTGATAATAATTCTCTTTTAAAGCTATTAAATTTCTAGACAAGCCACATATAGTAAGGGGAGATGCAAATATGTGGGTAGTGGAAGTGTGCGTGTTGTGTGTTCTTAAGCcgaattttgctttttatttttgatatttggaGAGTGAGGTGACTTAAGTATTCATTCATTtgaaaagaacaaaatttgtttaagcaaagataatattgaatttggGAGTAGCCTGATCTGCCCTGGATATGGTGGACTAAACAACTATATATTCTGGCCTATTTATATTGAAgtcaacaatttttgttttgtctttGGTAAAGAAACTAAGTATAAAAGAACACTAATTTCTTAGTATGCATGAAGGAAGAAGCTCGAACAAAAGAAGAAATGAATTTAGGTATTAAAACAGATTAGTATTTCTTTGTGttctctaaatatttaaatcaactCGCCAAATCACTAGCGCATAACCTAGTGGGTATATTCAAAACGTTTACCGACATGCTGACCATCCGATAACATAACGCTACTCCATCTACACACGCACACCTACCCAACAGCGCTAACAGTAGAGCCGACCGAGGAGCCTAAGGCTCCGACTTGGGCTCCTACGGCGCCCACCGTAGATCCGACGGTCGAACTGAGGGCCCCCACTTGGGCGCCGACTTGAGCGCCCATGGCTCCTACTTGGGCGCCGACTTGTGCACCCATGGCTCCCACTTGGGCCCCGACGGCGCCCACGGAAGCCCCCACGGAGCTGATTATGTTAGTGGGAAAAAAGCTACTCGAAGAGGCGCTATCACCGGTTAACGGCGGGCCTCCGCTGCCCCCCGAATGGGGTCCCCCGGAGCCGCCGCTGTCCTCGGAGGGAGTTTTGGCGAAAAGCCCTGTTCCGAAGTCCACCAAGTGGATCGGAGAGCTTTTGTGTTAGGCAGCGGAAAGAGAGAAGCTTACCGGTTAGTTTCAGTTAGGGAAAGTATATTAACAAGTAGGGTTAAATTACGAGTGAGATAGCCGCGACGACATAAAAATCGAGGAAATCGAACCATATATAAAGTTCTTCAACTCTACTTGGTAATTTACTATCTTTCTGGGCGAACGAAAAGCGTCAGTTGGAACGATTTACCATAATATTAGTAAGGAGTAACTTAAATCACTTATTGTTAACAGTAATACACACCTTGAGAACACTTTAGAAAACACAGATGAGTGTTGTGCGTCCGCGGTTTGCGGCTGACTAGGTAGCTTATCATCTTCCTTATCCCCGCTCAAAGTTTCCATCCAAGAAAGGGGATAGGACAGTCTTTTCAACATCTGAAACACAACAGCGATGTTAATTTTGATCTTCGATAATTGAAGCTCTGCAGCAATCTGAAGAAACCAAAGAACTCACCTTATTTTTCCTACTTTCAGACTTTTCAGCATCTTCTTTGGAATCAATTAAACTCGTCGAGAACTGGGTACCGGAGGTGTCTGCATCACTGCTCGAATCCAAGCTGAACGACACACTGTTTGTCTTCTTCCGAGCCGGACTCTCGTTCTCGCTACTCACAGATTGGTGGTGCAATGGGGGCAAAGGCACCGGAGGCACCCAATCTTTGGATAGAACTATATCCGCATCGCTATAATGCTgaacaaatgaaaattagacaaaaataaTAACCATGTGGGATTACTTACTTCTTTGACGCGAATAGGAACGACGGAGGATTCCCTAATATCAATACCCGAATCATGGCAACTTTCTTTCGCTTCGGCTTCTACTGCCTCGCCAGGAGTCTGTTCTTCCTCGACATGTACTTCATTGACAGATGATAACTCTGGGATTTCGTCGATATCAATCGatctaattgaaattaaatgaaacaaaataatcgTCAACTGGATagtgtatttaataaaaaaatgtgcatcATTATCATCACGTCAACTTACTGCCTCTCCCGCGAGGTCATGGGCCAGTGATGATCCAATAACGATTTTCTTCTCTCCTCCAGTGTTCTCTGTTCCTGTTCGGGATCCTCCAGATTAGTGGGAGTGACAAGTTCCCTCTCGAAGGCCTTAGGAAAAGCGTCACCCTCCCGTTCTGTACATGAACACACAGACTCAGCATCATCAGTACCAGTCACTACAAACGAGACCTCTAAGCTAATATATGATTCATGCTATTGCCACATTGATGTCGATATATGCAGACAAGCCATAGCGAGAAATAAGAGTTACTGACCTGAACTACAAAACGAATACATCATCGTTTCATCAGAAGGAAGAAgaaacatgttttaatttaagacGAAGGCGGAGTCAACAAATATAATGCAAGTATGAAGTTTTATAATATGGTGCAGgcccaataatttttttaggtatACAGGATCATATACGTGGTGCAAAACCCTACTAAAAATGAGTGTTATTGTATTTTCGGCCACCAGTTTTTGCAATACTGTCCACAACTTTACTTTCGGAGTCAATACTAATAGGCGAAAAACAATGCGAACATTATTTCACATTTAACGTGCATGCCATTACCAAATTTACcattaaaccaaattttaGCTAACTTTTCAGAAGCTCGAAAATGTTCATTACTCATTCGTGATTATCGTGATACGCTGCCTACATTTTCCAGAGCAACAAAAAAGTCAATGCAACAGCACCCAAAGCTCTTAGTCCGTATGCAGCTCAGACATCGTTAAAAACATCTTATTTACATACTGATCTAACTTACCCAATTCAGGAAAAGTTTCGTCTTTCACCAGCAGAGACTCCGTTTCCTTCTCTCCTTTTGGATAATAGATCTCAGCTTTTTCATTGACGTTGCTCTCCATATGGCTGACCCTCATGTGTGCTATATCATTGTATATGGCAACGTTGACTACAAATTCCATTGGAGCTATCACGCCATATGCTTCTGGTCCTTTTTCAATTAcctaaaaaaatcagtttcatGACACAGTACAATTTATGCAGTTTAACTAAGATTTTTATAGATTTCATTCGTAAAATAGTTTAGTTCAGTACTTACCAACGGATCTGAAACATTAGGATCAAACATCACAGCATTAGGGGTAACTAAAAGCACACCACTGACCACTCCCTCTCCATCGGTGATATGCctcacattaattttaaggaatCTCTCACGGAATACTGATGTCGGTTCCTCTTCGTTCTCGACCGAAGAACTCTGGTTACATGAAGGAGTTCGGACTCTTTCTACATGTCCGGGCTTTGGGCTGACCGGCCGCAAGTTGTCTAGAAGTTCTAGAAACAATATACGTACTTTACATGGAGGACTAGAAAGGTTAATAGTGGGATTATTGCAGTCTTGGTGAGGCATCCAAACCCGTAATACGGGTTTGGATGCAAAAATGGGtacttaaagttttaattcatTGCCCAACTcgcattaattattaatttaaaaattcgtgaTTAACTTTGCCTGCAAGGACTTACTTTTCGGTAtgctaaataaattgaaaacgttCATCCCGGCATATGTTTTCTCACGAACTGACCAAACATCGGTGCAGGAAACCCAACTGAGGACTAATTTTATATCCACTTCAATAGAGTAGTAAATCGCAACTTTTGATAAGATTAACTATCTACTTATATTTCCGTGGGCACCTGATTCCGtctattttaagtaaaaactcGCAGATTGCAAGTAAACTGGCCCGGCACATTACTATACGATAAGCAAAATGCACCACGTGGGAGTTCGAAGCAGCAGTGAATTAAACACCTTGTAAAGTCGATGTAAACACTACTTAAAATGAATGATGACTTTCCAGCTGATAGTGCCATTCGCAGTGTAAGATGAAACTTTGGAACGTTTCATATATTGCATTAAACTGTCGAGGTGCAAAATCCACAACATGAATGGTAAAGCACATAAactaattgtaaatattttgcctCCACGTAAATGAATGTTTTTGCTTTAACTTGCTGGAATAATTAAACGAATATAATGGACCAGTCACGACAAATGGCCTCTCATAACTGATAACACTCgttgattctgtggacgaaatttttcaatgacaTTGTGACATAATGACCGCATAATTCTGTCGATGGCGCGTTGAATCTCGTCTTCCAAGTCAGAAATTGTTCTTGGGTTAATGGCATATATCTTCCCGTTCAAACAaacccaaaggaaaaaatccaaaggtaTCAAATTGCACGATTGTGGGGGCCATATCATAACGGTGCAGCGCGAGATAACACTGCCTTGAAATTTCGTCTTCAAACATTCAATTGTTTCATTTGTTGTGTGACAGATTGCACCTTTCGGTTAAGACCACATGTCCGTGAGGTCTATTTGAGATCAGGAAGAAATTATTACAATGACGAACGAGAAGGTGCGTTGTGGTGACCGAAAAATCCACGACCTTTTCAAACCCTCTCCGCGGAACTATCACCATTTTGATACgatattttcacaatttctgTACGTCCTGCGTTCGTGTAATTCTCCAGAACTAAACCTTAGTTTTTACACAGACAGCTTTtacaaaagcaattttaacAGCTGCTCAAATACAATGCTGCACGAATGACccaagaaaaatgttaatggTTCAAAATAACCGGTCTTAATATGACACGTTGGATTATGCGAAAAAGAATATTGCAGTATCTTCCCTACCATTCACCCCATTGCATTATATGAAGTGCTCCTTAGCCAACAAGAACCAAGAAACCCAACCCCAACTGTTAAACTTCAATTAagaaatcattttatttggaTAGAAAAGAGTGATTTTTGCAATAGATGTGCAAAGCGGTGCTCTACCGTATGCTCGTGAGTTAAAGCTTTGCTTGCAGATCGTAAATAACTTGATTCTTGCAAAAACTACAACTTCAAATGTTTAATCTCACCTTTCTCGTCTAGGGGTAAATCATCTTGAGTATCCTCGACAGGGGTGGAGCCTTCAGAATCGTTTTCTACTGGTTCTCTCAGAGGCACATACAACTGTTGGCCTGGGAATATGTATGGTGTTGCAAGTCTATTCACTTTAGTTAGTTCCGAAGGTGTAGTATCGAACCTTGCAGCCACTGACGTTAAGGTATCCCTATCGGCGACCTGTAATTCATATGAAATTTAAGCGCATCGAATGCTGTCTAACGAAACTCACCATGTAGATGGTGGTATTTTCCGGAGGTCCACTTCTCCTTCCCGACAAACTGTTGGTGGAGCCATCAAGATCTGTGAACAAACATTTACCATGAAACTAATTACTTTTACTGATAATGCAGCGAGGCAGCCCGCAGCAGATACCTGAAAAATGAAATCCGTAATAATTATAGTAAACAATCACGAACTTGTCGAAACCGTCCTCGGTTCGGTCTATAAAAGCACAGGAATGGGGCTGGCAGTGATCGAAGTAGTCTTCGACGAAGTCCATGGCGTGCGAGATGCCATAAATACCGGAAGAGAGAAAAGGACAAAATGCATTACCGATGATGCAACGTTGTGCATCTCTGTTAGATGACAGATAAAATCGTATGCCTGTAACGAAACTGTCACCTGACGAAACTAGACATGAACGTTATCTACTGGCGCGATATCACACACACTGCGAGAGAACACACCTTCGCAGGTACAATAATTTAATCATGGTTCCAAGGAACCTTGTCAAGTAACGCTGATTATCTATCtgttaatcaaaaataaagtttcGCGTTACGGTAGAATAAACTTTTTTAGCCGGCTGAGCGCACCCGATTAAGATATTCGAGGCGGCTATCAAAACTTATccagtttaattttctttacagGTCTGTTTGGACATTTTTTCCCGGTGCGTAGTAGAAAATCGATCGAAGCTTTTTATTAACTTCGGGAAAGATAAGGTAAAGTGAATCAATAATAGGTGTGTAGATATTATGCGTTAGTACCCCCGGGCCATCCTTTCGTAAATGTAGGCCGTTGATCGAGTCCTACGTAGTTTCAAACATCTGACTAACGGATGAGTCAATGCCAAATGCCTTTGGCCTTATGttacttcagttttttttatggtcaCCCCTTATCTATAGTCCGAGTGTTAATAATGAGGCGATAACGAGAAGACCTGGGGCTGCATTTTTGCGTACGCAGGAAAAGAATCACCGCTGGTTGAGTATTGTTGAAATACCGTTACGTTGGTTAGACCATTCGTATTTGTACGGGTGAGTAACAACATTAAACGGACTGACGTGGGGGACGCACAAGTTGACCATGTAAACCGGTTGGAATAGGCGTAGCGTTATTTTTTGTTGACAATGTGTTCTCaatgaaatttgtattaaaaaataagcgCGACTTAGAGGCTCATAGCTGAacgatatttttctatttaacaagTGTACAAACAGACGCAGAGCactttttgtgaaattaagcctcataaaaaatatacttattaaaaagttttataatcaaaataacCTCCATTATTATCTATGgtcttttgccacttttcggGTAGATAATGGCTGCCTTCGCAATAAACGCTGAGTAGTTTCAAGACAACGTTAAACTGCTTTGGTCTCAACATGTGGAAGGAGCAGGGAACCAACCCTGGAGAGTAGGGCGCGTGCAGGAAAATTTCTAAGCCGAAGAATATGACTACCTAAAACGATTTTACTATATGCAGTCGAGCATTGTCACGCAGCAACGTCACTGTCCGACTTCCCTGGCTCCAGAGCTTCATTCAATTTAATCTTTTGGGAATTGATAATAATCGGCTATAATAGTGTAGAAAATGACTCCCTTTCAATTCCACCAGACACATAGTTACATAAACCTTACTCGTCATGAATGTTTAGTTTTGCGACTGACGTGGATGGCTAGCTTGGATCAATCCACGCTTTTCTACGCTTAGAATTACCATATAAaacattctttcttttataccAAGAAAGCGAGTTAACGCAGATGTtaacttttcgatttttgttgtttcttaTTAGCTTGTGAGGAActcattttctttcttttttaatctttCCCATTATATGCAATCGAACtaaaattgtttgttgaaTCACTCCTAATTCTTCTTATAGCTTTTTTCAGTTTGACGTAGAATTTCATgcagtaaaatttaaagttcttCATCTTTAAACTTTTTCTCCACACCCGGACGTGGATCGTCCTCAAGgcgaaaattttcttcaaagaaCTATCTCCTAATAGTTAAAGCACTAACAAAATAATGCCTCCAACAGGAATTACTCTTTTCTGTAGTTCCCGCAGCATTTTTATACAGTTTAAAACAAACCAACATTgatattcttaaattttgcccacaaacatacatcttttaATCACGTTTTATGCCCTGAACGATAGCTCGGGGACAATTgaccattttttcatataaaaaacaataactaaATCTCACATGCTTAAAATTGCGGACCAATTGCATGCCGATGCACGTATGTTTTTAATACGATTAACTTCAACgctcaatttctttttgtacacccattaatttaatatttttaataataaaatacagggtgtctaaaaTATCTGGCCTAGACGAAGCGATTCTCACAATGGATTTTGTTAAGTAAAGAAAAAGACGAACAGTTTACGGAACTATGTATATTTTCCGGTTAATAGGAGTtatcaatattaaattgtcaaaTACGGCCtggattttttaattccaattttggaagttcaatgATACCCTCTCTGATGCTATTTTCAGATGTTTCATCTCACAAATGTACCTACTCCTAACTACATAAAATCTTGTATCTTTGATATCAGCCAAAAAGACTCCGtcgaagaaaaaacaataaacaaggtattcaatttaaaattcaagtatTGTGGATGTTTCCTCTTAAGTTGGAGATGCTAAAAAATCCTTTGTAACTTTTTCAACGCACTCATATGCGAAACACAATGTGGAGATATTATTTCAATGAGGTTACAGTTGATGTTAATAGAGGTGAAATAGCTCTCACATCCCATattagacaattttttttcttatttacatTAACAAAGCATTATAATAAAAGTTATCAACCTACCTCTGTTCAGAGTTCTGTCCACTTGGTTCCGCAGGACCGCAAGATCGAATGGTGAGGAAATGCCGTGGTCCACACTTCTGCTCTTACtcctaaaaattattcagtaTTAGAACAGGCAAACGCAGACGTTTGAAGAAGAAACATTAAATGCAACAAGtgtgagaatatttttattaacatgtacTGAGACACACAGAGCTGAAAAAGATTTCAACGGTCTTcgcaataattgaaaatcgaaaatgagAAAACACACAATacggaattattttttatttgaaaagtaaaattaatttgataaaaacgtATTGAAGACCAAAAGAAGAGGAAATTCATATATTCAATAATGCAAACAAAATCGATACATATGAACATATATAAATATGCATGTGCAAAATATCACCCACCAAAATGTCGAGAATCTGTAATTGATTAGTTTGTCCAATTCGCCTGACCCTGATGGTGAAATAAACCATTATTAGATAAACGATGCTAATTAATCGATATAACAACAATCAAAGCCCTCGAATAAAAATAGGTTCGAGTAATTTGCTTTTGTTATCGTTAAGTACATGTAAAGTCTGACGTCACAGTTACATAAGCAATAACACATCATTGTAACTAAAATCCCATATATCTCCTAAAAAACACAATAGAAATGGGTTCGTGACGATACTCACCTTGTTATCGGTAAATCCTTTGGGAGTTTCGTAATGTCTTGTGAAGCCCTGCGTGACCTATGGGTGAAGGCAAGAAATGAAGATAAAACCATgcaaagcaaaatttaaaaaatggtacagtgagtaaattaaaaaaacatgcatctattgaaaacataaaatcaAGCTATTACACACTAAGTTGcttaaaaacgaaattgagATTGCCATGcaatgaaatatgaaatgtGTCGCCATTATCTCATAACTTTTGAATTCGTCAATAATGATACTTCAAAAGAAACATTCTCTAATAGTTTCACACTTCACACGCAGGTCGTTTGTAAATGTGTATTTTCCGGTCATGTCAAAGAGAAAGTAGATTGTGAACCGCCACTGCTATATGACTgatgaagatattttttacacGTGCGCCGGTActcaacaaataaataaataaataaggtCAAGGCAGCGCGGCAGAGTGAATTGTGAAACTTAAATAACAGGACGTACGAAAGATACATATATTGGGGAATAATGATATTATTAATACGTGGTTATTTAGGAGCTGTAACCGTAAATAAAGTTCGTCTCCCTGTTTgataaataacattaattcatattaatattCTTATTTTCGAGATTcagaaacgttaaaaatcaATGGTATTAATGACAATGAAACAACATTATCCAACGcggcaaaatttaattgaataattcaTATTCTGACCAATTATGCCTCGATCCTTTcaacagatttttttcaatgataGTAATTATCATTATCACCTTCTTGAATGCATATAGATCCAACCTCGGGATTGTCTCATTAttcatcaatttattttaattttcttccgCTTCTTAGCTTTACAGAGACGATTATCGAGTGTTTTGGATGACTGTGAAACCCATTCCTCACTTTTCTTCTAAAACACTAGAATAACAGATTAATAATGACACGTTTATGGAGCATCATTTATTTAGCAAGGTAATCAGTCGATGTCGTCATCACCCCCGTTAGtttaaatatgaaaggaaACGTCACCTTTGGTATTACGATTCAAAACATTGCCTTTTCGTGTCTTAGATTTAATTTATGCCCAATTTCTGTAAGTTTACtgtaattttgcaaaatgccCGTGGTGCTTGTCTTGAGAAATACGGATTCCATTGAATTATGTGCATATTTTGGTGCACTTAACATTTCAGTTCTTCACAGATGTTTagaaaagtattgcaacactgGCGATTCGAAAATATATAGCCACAATTGCACAACTTTGCCctgatttaaacatttaaaccTCATATTTAAGATCAGTAAGATCCTGTATACACCATAGTTGTGACACACTTGTGACCCTCACGTCTTAAATTCCTCAGCGTGCCGCGTTTCCTAATTTAAACTTGAGGATCGGCTCATAATGGTCTAGTTCAAAACCTTGGTATATAACATACTCTTACTGTAGTGTTTTGAATTGGTTACAAAAAATGGCAAACCAGTGTTAATGCGTGTGGGAAACGTATatttgacaaataaataaaacgatttatttACCGCctgaatttcattaaaaatacattgcAAAACGTTACAAATCTGAAGGAACAATTGTGAGTAATAAGCATTTGCTACATAAATgcagtaatttttcatttctttgtgGCACATGTCCGTTTAACTTTTAGTATCTAAAGATGATCAtttatagatttaaaaatgaGCGGTTTGAGTAATAATGGATGGTTCCgtttaaattacatttattttaggtttatttttagtGATTGAAATGTTTGCTAACTAGCCAAAAATAAAGCATTTGTTTCATTCTTTCAATTGCACTTTTCAAAGACAAAACTGAAATGACCTTCCTTTAACGTTCTACGAGTTTAAATGAGCCATTTAAGAAACAACGACTTCGAGAGCTGAAGCTGAAATGGTTGTAATGACTAACAATCGTGGATTCGACTTCGAAATTCAGTCATTAGGCAAAAAAGGCGCACCGTCATATCGCATTTCCTGCATCCTCATTATTGTCACATCTCGCACAAATTGGCGCCGACATGttaattttcaccacaatGCCATCCGTTATATAGTGGTCAAGTCACTCTATCATGTGTGAATATTCGAATACATAATGAGACGACAGTTTCGCATgaaactaataaatatttcgttttaatgACCTAAGAAATTAAACGTGAACTGTCAAACATCATGTGTTTctcctcaaaatattttcctaattaatATAACTTCTCTCGTTGTTCATCTAGTTATGAATAGTGGAGGGAACGacgaaaaaacacaaaattagaTAATAGTGAGAAAGAATATAATTCACCATAACCCATAAACGCAAACTAATACTAATGTGTACTTATTATTGAGTTACGACATATTTCATTACCTGTGAACTACAAATTTATACACCTGTTGcaaatatattattgttattattatggGACGCTCATATCTGTAGTGACTATTTGCATTGAATAAGTGAAATACTTATTGCCAATAACAAAGTCCATCAGGGTCACTGCAAAGCATCACTTAGGAATTTTTTGGTGTCGAAGGCCTTGCTgggatttaatttttacttcttaaatacttttttatcaAGCGTCCACTGTCGATTTTCAAGGTTTAAACATCTAGACAAAGCCATAAACAAcctctttcatttttttggcTGCAAGCTTGACCATTATTCTTTCGAACGTGAACCGTAAGCTCCAGTTGCGTTATTTATAACTAACGCCCACTCTTCTAAAGGTTAAGGggaatatttatgtatttattttgtttataggaAATGTGTTTAAGGTATGCTTGCCACGCCCGTTTGGTAGTAAgcttgttttttaattttttctttgtttgccACACAACAGACGCATATTAATGTGAATGtcagatttttaataattactgCTAAGTGGAGGGCTTCATGATTAAACCTTTCGAATAATGAACTCACCCGTTACTTGATGGTGTATCTTTCCGCTAATTTATCATTGAACATTGGACCTTTTTAATTCCAGCACTTCGTTGGTGTTTCCTTGTTCAGGATCTTAAAGCTCCTCCCTTCTTCACGGATCGCCTTGCTTTCTACTCAATTTTTAACCCGTTGCTCGCTTTAGCTTCATAAATCTCCATTTTCGTGTTCCTCAAGCAATACCAATTTAATAAGAACAATATAAATACGAGTTTTCCACGCGGTTTTGTTCCTGAGGGCTTGTTTTTTCCATGAGACTCCACGTGTATCGCGCGTGACGGAATCCGGAAGAAACAAAATTGTCTTGTTCCTGTCGGATTCAGACTTACATCTAAATTGCTTTTGACGAGATGCATCTGCACATGTATTTGAATAGGCAGCTAACTAACAAGTCCTATAAACACCCGTATATTTTGCatataaaatgcattttgttGGTCATTGCCTAACCAGAAATCTCGCACCATTCAACCAGTCTCAGCCCTCGACATCTCGTAAGCGATTTATCGATTCTTCGTTACATTCAATTTCCTATAGTGACGCCGATTGGCACATTGGCAGGATTGGCAATCAGCGAAAGATTGTAAGCGGAAATCATGTCACTATTCATTTCGTGTATAAACTCagtatttcaatttatatatttGGGCCTGTATCGAACCCATCCAGAAAGCTGCAACATCTgcaattttgattatttttttattattttttttacatgaatCTGCCGACCGCAAACCGCGGTGGGAGATATTCAGAATGATATTATTTTGCATGGTGTAATTGGTAGACCGCGGATGTTTCGAAGGTTGTTGCACCTGAAAATGACGCGGCTGAAAATTCGTTTCAAAACTGATTTCGCCGCTCACAACGAGGAGGTGGAATTGCAAAAAGAGCGAGTTCGGTCTGACGAATTTTgcgcaataaaaaattgctgtCCGCACGTACATTAAATCGAAATCGACcatttccagaaatttaaatgtctGAGAATTTCAGTTAAACATGGCAACGTTTAATTTGACCATATACGCCTGTAAAATGATTCGGGGCCcttgaaataaattcgaaaactTCCCCCTTTGCACCTCTCAATTTCTTCTTAAATGCGACCATAGTTAAAGGTTAGTAAGAACAAAACAATATTCCAGTACCTAGGAGCGCCAGTAAAAATGTTCCACCAAGATCCCCGTTTCTCCCTCCTCACTTGGGGCGGCGACCCAAACTGGTCTTCCAAATTACTACTGTCCTTCCTCCTCTTCTTCTCAAACTTGATGGCATGCCAGGACTTCCTCCGGCTCTTTTTAATGGGGAGAACGACCTCATCCTCGTCAATATCCTTGATATTCGG
This portion of the Euwallacea fornicatus isolate EFF26 chromosome 4, ASM4011564v1, whole genome shotgun sequence genome encodes:
- the mtd gene encoding nuclear receptor coactivator 7 isoform X4, with the translated sequence MSQEILQAVPEKIILRHPEGSWPNIKDIDEDEVVLPIKKSRRKSWHAIKFEKKRRKDSSNLEDQFGSPPQVRREKRGSWWNIFTGAPRSRRASQDITKLPKDLPITRSKSRSVDHGISSPFDLAVLRNQVDRTLNRDLDGSTNSLSGRRSGPPENTTIYMVADRDTLTSVAARFDTTPSELTKVNRLATPYIFPGQQLYVPLREPVENDSEGSTPVEDTQDDLPLDEKELLDNLRPVSPKPGHVERVRTPSCNQSSSVENEEEPTSVFRERFLKINVRHITDGEGVVSGVLLVTPNAVMFDPNVSDPLVIEKGPEAYGVIAPMEFVVNVAIYNDIAHMRVSHMESNVNEKAEIYYPKGEKETESLLVKDETFPELVTGTDDAESVCSCTEREGDAFPKAFERELVTPTNLEDPEQEQRTLEERRKSLLDHHWPMTSRERQSIDIDEIPELSSVNEVHVEEEQTPGEAVEAEAKESCHDSGIDIRESSVVPIRVKEHYSDADIVLSKDWVPPVPLPPLHHQSVSSENESPARKKTNSVSFSLDSSSDADTSGTQFSTSLIDSKEDAEKSESRKNKMLKRLSYPLSWMETLSGDKEDDKLPSQPQTADAQHSSVFSKVFSSSPIHLVDFGTGLFAKTPSEDSGGSGGPHSGGSGGPPLTGDSASSSSFFPTNIISSVGASVGAVGAQVGAMGAQVGAQVGAMGAQVGAQVGALSSTVGSTVGAVGAQVGALGSSVGSTVSAVGRSSVGTFIRQPTEIGSKKKDPPPKLDYRSMVSVEDKPDLFASFDKLIPRPARSCEDPPLYLRLKMGKPLNKKIPHSTPLMSYGKKKMRPEYWFSIPKNRVDELYKFIHGWVPQLYGELDEEKIKQRNFVLVDLDTELWSGEPTPSSSRHGSQGEELAEITNKNWEVLPPMSEEYRRAFYSATPSLDIELSPPDLIGKTEILTDEHREALCRHLPARAEGYAWTLVFSTSQHGFSLNSMYRKMYKLESPILLVIEDTDNNVFGALTSCSLHVSDHFYGTGESLLFRFTPHFQVYNWTGENLYFIKGNNESLSIGAGDGKFGLWLDGDLYLGRTETCKTYGNDPLTPKVDFVVKTLECWAFISN
- the mtd gene encoding nuclear receptor coactivator 7 isoform X11, yielding MVADRDTLTSVAARFDTTPSELTKVNRLATPYIFPGQQLYVPLREPVENDSEGSTPVEDTQDDLPLDEKELLDNLRPVSPKPGHVERVRTPSCNQSSSVENEEEPTSVFRERFLKINVRHITDGEGVVSGVLLVTPNAVMFDPNVSDPLVIEKGPEAYGVIAPMEFVVNVAIYNDIAHMRVSHMESNVNEKAEIYYPKGEKETESLLVKDETFPELVTGTDDAESVCSCTEREGDAFPKAFERELVTPTNLEDPEQEQRTLEERRKSLLDHHWPMTSRERQSIDIDEIPELSSVNEVHVEEEQTPGEAVEAEAKESCHDSGIDIRESSVVPIRVKEHYSDADIVLSKDWVPPVPLPPLHHQSVSSENESPARKKTNSVSFSLDSSSDADTSGTQFSTSLIDSKEDAEKSESRKNKMLKRLSYPLSWMETLSGDKEDDKLPSQPQTADAQHSSVFSKVFSSSPIHLVDFGTGLFAKTPSEDSGGSGGPHSGGSGGPPLTGDSASSSSFFPTNIISSVGASVGAVGAQVGAMGAQVGAQVGAMGAQVGAQVGALSSTVGSTVGAVGAQVGALGSSVGSTVSAVGRSSVGTFIRQPTEIGSKKKDPPPKLDYRSMVSVEDKPDLFASFDKLIPRPARSCEDPPLYLRLKMGKPLNKKIPHSTPLMSYGKKKMRPEYWFSIPKNRVDELYKFIHGWVPQLYGELDEEKIKQRNFVLVDLDTELWSGEPTPSSSRHGSQGEELAEITNKNWELIKAPYAKIYNIIKTQTLSEGSVDEVLPPMSEEYRRAFYSATPSLDIELSPPDLIGKTEILTDEHREALCRHLPARAEGYAWTLVFSTSQHGFSLNSMYRKMYKLESPILLVIEDTDNNVFGALTSCSLHVSDHFYGTGESLLFRFTPHFQVYNWTGENLYFIKGNNESLSIGAGDGKFGLWLDGDLYLGRTETCKTYGNDPLTPKVDFVVKTLECWAFISN